A portion of the Punica granatum isolate Tunisia-2019 chromosome 7, ASM765513v2, whole genome shotgun sequence genome contains these proteins:
- the LOC116213061 gene encoding phosphatidylinositol 3,4,5-trisphosphate 3-phosphatase and protein-tyrosine-phosphatase PTEN1, whose amino-acid sequence MGLKLTKRLEPEIRPVNAQHQAIINYLVKNFFLRNLVSKKRRRLLVGGYDLDMSYITDRVLAMSFPSERMRAMYRNPLWQVKSVLDMRHEGHYKIYNLCIEEAYNPSHFHGRVETYPFDDNHVPPLHMVKQFCESVHSWLSADPENIAVVHCMAGKGRTGLMVCSYLVYGGMSPEEALQLYAQRRTTNNEGVSIPSQRRYVEYWASLLSFPSEGACDEPPEVSLPQPQSRELRRIRLYDTVNTDSIYFVVSELQHVPNQLYRPATEISRGCCRQIKKGFQRNNSPRYYVSYDDRGEPQSPTDEPRIIVQMDTESPILYQKTCLDYHFDKPPQVTGDVRVIFYQKMNGGRLFYACFNTAFIRKSLLQFSLRDLDKVGSKGRSICGNAFCVELLFGPANDATSSFRLGSNDSIDGDLSNEFPLLEG is encoded by the exons ATGGGTCTAAAGTTGACGAAGCGTCTGGAGCCTGAGATAAGGCCGGTAAATGCGCAACACCAAGCAATCATCAATTACCTAGTGAAGAACTTCTTCCTCCGTAACTTGGTGTCCAAGAAACGAAGGCGATTGCTCGTTGGGGGCTATGACCTCGACATGTCATATATCACTGATCGGGTGCTTGCTATGTCGTTCCCGTCGGAGCGGATGCGTGCAATGTACCGGAATCCACTTTGGCAGGTCAAGTCGGTGCTGGACATGAGGCATGAGGGCCATTACAAG ATATACAACCTCTGCATAGAAGAAGCATATAATCCATCGCATTTCCATGGTCGTGTTGAAACGTATCCTTTTGATGACAACCATGTCCCTCCACTTCACATGGTCAAGCAATTCTGTGAAAGCGTGCATTCATGGCTCTCCGCAGACCCTGAAAACATTGCCGTTGTGCATTGCATG GCAGGCAAAGGTCGAACAGGTTTGATGGTATGTTCCTACCTTGTTTATGGTGGCATGTCACCGGAGGAAGCTCTTCAGTTGTATGCTCAAAGGCGTACAACCAACAACGAAGGA GTTTCGATACCAAGCCAGCGTAGGTACGTGGAGTACTGGGCAAGTTTGCTTTCGTTCCCAAGTGAGGGAGCATGTGATGAGCCTCCGGAGGTGAGCTTGCCGCAACCACAAAGTCGGGAGTTGCGTCGGATTAGGCTCTATGACACTGTTAACACTGATTCTATCTATTTTGTGGTATCAGAGCTACAGCAT GTTCCTAATCAGCTGTATAGACCTGCAACAGAGATCTCAAGGGGCTGCTGCAGGCAAATAAAGAAGGGATTCCAGAGGAACAACAGCCCGAGGTATTACGTCTCTTACGATGATAGAGGCGAACCGCAGTCACCGACTGACGAGCCACGCATCATTGTCCAAATGGACACTGAGAGCCCCATTCTTTACCAGAAAACCTGCCTCGACTATCACTTTGACAAGCCTCCGCAG GTCACCGGAGACGTGAGGGTCATATTCTATCAAAAAATGAATGGAGGCCGTCTCTTCTATGCCTGCTTCAACACTGCTTTCATCAGAAAGAGTTTGCTACAG TTTTCTTTGCGGGATTTGGACAAAGTTGGAAGCAAAGGTCGGTCAATATGTGGAAATGCCTTCTGTGTCGAGTTACTGTTTGGCCCTGCCAATGATGCCACAAGCTCGTTTCGCCTCGGTAGCAACGACAGTATTGATGGAGACCTTAGCAACGAATTTCCCCTTCTTGAgggttaa
- the LOC116214461 gene encoding UDP-glycosyltransferase 13-like, whose amino-acid sequence MSNCARGDMSGGPHIALFPNAGMGNRMPYLRLATILLGRRCRITLITPRPTITTAEAAAISSFLSTYPEVNQLELHLLPDNNGPDPAITDPHFFQFARISRSTHLIRPMLSSASPPLSAVISDLFAASQIAPILTDLHLPLYILFTTSVKFLPLIALLPKLLSDPSRLNPSSSDVNFPCLPPLPVQSIPPPLFNPGHVFTQMLATAFPAFQRAKAILMNTFEEFEKSTLTALNHDRIIEDLPPLLPIGPLRPYHKSRELTPKGDYKTWLESQPVDSVVYVCFGSKAPIGVAQIQELGKGLVGSGFRFLWALKTKISLDDEYNDKDQETKSEDVRELLGDSVWHENGRRGMVMSSWVDQDEVLANSSIGGFVSHCGWNSVTEAMWAGVPVLAWPHNGDQRVNAQVVEESGLGVWVKEWGMGSGNGLVNGEEIGEKIGEFMRDENLRERARKIGEEARKAVDAGGSSHETITKVLKSL is encoded by the coding sequence ATGTCGAATTGTGCACGGGGAGACATGTCCGGTGGCCCTCACATAGCCCTCTTCCCCAACGCCGGCATGGGCAACCGGATGCCGTACCTCCGTCTTGCCACCATACTTTTGGGCCGCCGCTGCCGCATCACCCTCATAACGCCTCGCCCTACCATCACCACAGCCGAGGCAGCCGCCatttcttccttcctctcGACCTACCCTGAGGTCAACCAACTCGAACTCCATCTCCTCCCTGACAACAATGGCCCCGACCCGGCTATCACTGATCCTCATTTCTTCCAGTTTGCCCGCATCAGCCGCTCCACCCACCTAATCCGCCCCATGTTGTCCTCCGCAAGCCCGCCCCTCTCTGCTGTCATATCCGACCTTTTTGCCGCCTCGCAGATTGCCCCGATCCTAACCGATCTCCACCTCCCACTGTACATTCTATTCACGACCTCCGTAAAGTTTCTACCTTTAATAGCTCTTCTCCCAAAACTCTTATCAGACCCATCAAGATTGAATCCATCCTCTTCTGACGTCAACTTCCCGTGCTTACCTCCATTACCTGTTCAGAGCATCCCACCACCACTCTTTAACCCTGGTCATGTCTTCACGCAAATGTTAGCCACAGCTTTCCCGGCATTCCAACGAGCTAAAGCGATCTTGATGAATACCTTTGAAGAGTTTGAGAAGTCAACTCTAACCGCCCTGAATCACGACAGGATCATCGAAGACTTGCCCCCACTACTGCCGATTGGACCGCTCAGACCGTATCATAAGAGCCGGGAGCTCACTCCAAAGGGTGACTATAAGACATGGCTGGAAAGTCAACCGGTCGACTCCGTGGTGTATGTGTGCTTCGGGAGCAAAGCACCCATAGGCGTAGCTCAGATACAGGAGCTGGGAAAGGGGTTGGTAGGGAGTGGATTTAGGTTCCTGTGGGCCCTCAAGACGAAGATATCATTGGACGATGAATATAATGACAAGGACCAGGAGACCAAATCAGAGGATGTCAGGGAACTGTTGGGAGACTCAGTTTGGCACGAGAACGGAAGAAGGGGAATGGTGATGAGCAGTTGGGTGGACCAGGACGAGGTTCTGGCCAACTCGTCAATCGGGGGGTTTGTGTCGCACTGTGGGTGGAACTCGGTGACGGAGGCCATGTGGGCCGGAGTGCCAGTGCTAGCATGGCCTCATAACGGGGACCAAAGAGTAAACGCACAGGTCGTGGAGGAGTCCGGTCTCGGGGTTTGGGTGAAGGAGTGGGGGATGGGGAGCGGGAACGGTTTAGTAAATGGGGAAGAGATCGGGGAGAAGATAGGAGAGTTCATGAGGGATGAGAACTTGAGGGAGAGGGCCAGGAAAATCGGGGAAGAGGCTCGGAAGGCCGTTGATGCTGGCGGAAGCTCTCATGAGACGATCACTAAAGTCCTAAAGAGTCTCTAG
- the LOC116214911 gene encoding UDP-glycosyltransferase 13-like, producing MSNCARGDMSGSPHIALFAQAGMGHLMPHLRLATILLGRHCRVTLITLSPTLTTAEAAAISSFLSTYPEINHLELHLLPDDNGPDPAITDPRFSQFARIIRSTHLIRPMLSSASPPLSAVISELYTASQIAPILIDLHIPHYILYTSSIKTLPLIALLPKLLSDPSRFNPSCSDVNFPGLPPLPVKSIPSPLFSPGHVFTQTLATASLTFQRAKAILMNTFEEFEKSTLTALNHDRIIEDLPPLLPIGPLTPYRKSRELTPKGDYKTWLESQPVDSVVYVCFGSKAPMGVAQMQELGKGLVGSGFRFLWAFKTKISLDDEYNDEDEETKSEDVRELLGDSVWHENGRRGMVMSSWVDQDEVLASSSIGGFVSHCGWNSVTEAMWAGVPVLAWPHSGDQRLNAQVVEESGLGVWMKEWGMGSENGLVNGEEIGEMIGEFMRDENLRETARKIGEEARKAVDAGGSSHETITKFLKSL from the coding sequence ATGTCGAATTGTGCACGGGGAGACATGTCCGGTAGCCCGCACATAGCCCTCTTCGCCCAAGCCGGCATGGGCCACCTGATGCCGCACCTCCGCCTTGCCACCATACTTTTGGGCCGCCACTGCCGCGTCACCCTTATAACGCTCAGCCCTACCCTCACCACAGCTGAGGCAGCCGCCatttcttccttcctctcGACCTACCCTGAGATCAACCACCTTGAACTCCATCTCCTCCCTGACGACAATGGCCCCGACCCGGCTATCACTGATCCTCGTTTCTCCCAGTTTGCCCGGATCATCCGCTCCACCCACCTAATCCGCCCCATGTTGTCCTCCGCAAGTCCGCCCCTCTCTGCTGTCATATCCGAACTTTATACCGCCTCGCAGATTGCCCCAATCCTAATCGATCTCCACATCCCGCACTACATTCTATACACGAGCTCCATTAAGACTCTACCTTTAATAGCTCTTCTCCCAAAGCTCTTATCAGACCCATCAAGATTTAATCCATCCTGTTCTGACGTCAACTTCCCGGGCTTACCTCCATTGCCTGTTAAGAGCATCCCATCGCCACTATTTAGCCCCGGTCATGTCTTCACGCAAACGTTAGCCACAGCTTCCCTGACATTCCAACGAGCAAAAGCAATCTTGATGAACACCTTTGAAGAGTTTGAGAAGTCAACTCTAACCGCCCTAAATCACGACAGGATCATCGAAGACTTGCCCCCACTACTGCCGATCGGACCGCTCACACCGTATCGTAAGAGCCGAGAGCTCACTCCAAAGGGTGACTATAAAACGTGGCTAGAAAGTCAACCGGTCGACTCCGTGGTGTATGTGTGCTTCGGGAGCAAAGCACCCATGGGCGTAGCTCAGATGCAGGAGCTGGGAAAGGGGTTGGTAGGGAGTGGATTTAGGTTCCTGTGGGCCTTCAAGACGAAGATATCATTGGACGATGAATATAATGACGAGGACGAGGAGACGAAATCAGAGGATGTCAGGGAACTGTTGGGAGACTCAGTATGGCATGAGAACGGAAGAAGGGGAATGGTGATGAGCAGTTGGGTGGACCAGGACGAGGTTCTGGCCAGCTCGTCGATTGGGGGGTTTGTGTCGCACTGCGGGTGGAACTCGGTGACGGAGGCCATGTGGGCTGGAGTGCCAGTGCTAGCATGGCCTCATAGTGGGGACCAAAGATTAAACGCACAGGTCGTGGAGGAGTCCGGTCTCGGGGTTTGGATGAAGGAGTGGGGGATGGGGAGCGAGAATGGTTTAGTAAATGGGGAAGAGATCGGGGAGATGATCGGAGAGTTCATGAGGGATGAGAACTTGAGGGAGACGGCCAGGAAAATCGGGGAAGAGGCCCGGAAGGCCGTTGATGCTGGCGGAAGCTCTCATGAGACGATCACCAAATTCCTCAAGAGTCTTTAG
- the LOC116214462 gene encoding UDP-glycosyltransferase 13-like: MSRTVTHLDSMSTPHVALLPSSGTGHLMPFLRLAAALLAKEVHVMLITAHPMVSEAENEALSSFLSAFDKVNSERLDLLRIDPEQSMATDDPFYRHIDLKVHSFGHISMSNCARGDMSGGPHIALFPSAGMGHLMPYLRLATVLLDRCCRITLITPCPTITTAEAVAISSFLSTYPEVNDLELRLVPDNNGPDPAITDPHFFQFARISRSTHLIRPMLSSASPPLSAVISDLSAASQVAPILTDLHLPLYILFTTSVKFLPLIALLPKLLSDPSRLNPSCSDVNFPGLPPLPDHRRLAPTTADRKSRELTSKGDYKTWLESQPVDSVVYVCFGSKAPMGVAQIQELGKGLVGSGFRFLWALKMKISLVDEYDDHDEETKSENVRELLGDSVWHENGRRGMVMKSWVDQDEVLASSSIGGFVSHCGWNSVTEAMWAGVPVLAWPHRGDQRVNAQVVEESGLGVWMKEWGMGTRSGLVNGEEIGEKIGEFMRDENLRERARKIGEEARKAVDAGGSSHETITKVLKSL; this comes from the exons ATGTCAAGAACCGTCACTCACTTGGATTCCATGTCCACCCCTCATGTGGCCCTCCTCCCGAGCTCCGGAACGGGACACCTGATGCCCTTCCTTCGACTAGCCGCTGCGCTTCTAGCCAAGGAAGTCCATGTCATGCTCATCACTGCCCACCCCATGGTCTCGGAGGCTGAGAATGAGGCCCTGTCTAGCTTCTTGTCAGCATTTGATAAGGTCAACTCAGAGCGGCTGGACCTCCTTCGGATTGACCCCGAGCAGTCCATGGCCACTGATGACCCATTCTACCGCCACATTGATCTTAA GGTGCATTCTTTCGGACATATATCAATGTCGAATTGTGCACGGGGAGACATGTCCGGTGGCCCTCACATAGCCCTCTTCCCCAGCGCCGGCATGGGCCACCTAATGCCGTACCTCCGCCTTGCCACCGTACTTTTGGACCGCTGCTGTCGCATCACCCTCATAACGCCCTGCCCTACCATCACCACAGCCGAGGCAGTCGCCatttcttccttcctctcGACCTATCCTGAGGTCAACGACCTCGAACTCCGTCTCGTCCCTGACAACAATGGCCCCGACCCGGCTATCACTGATCCTCATTTCTTCCAGTTTGCCCGCATCAGCCGCTCCACACACCTAATCCGCCCCATGTTGTCCTCCGCAAGCCCACCCCTCTCTGCCGTCATATCCGACCTTTCTGCCGCCTCGCAGGTTGCCCCGATCCTAACCGATCTCCACCTCCCGCTGTACATTCTATTCACGACCTCCGTAAAGTTTCTACCTTTAATAGCTCTTCTCCCAAAGCTCTTATCAGACCCATCAAGACTGAATCCATCCTGTTCCGACGTCAACTTCCCGGGCTTACCTCCATTGCCT GATCATCGAAGGCTTGCCCCCACTACTGCCGATCGTAAGAGCCGAGAGCTCACTTCAAAGGGTGACTATAAAACTTGGCTGGAAAGTCAACCGGTCGACTCCGTGGTGTACGTGTGCTTCGGGAGCAAAGCACCCATGGGCGTAGCTCAGATACAGGAGCTGGGAAAGGGGTTGGTAGGGAGTGGATTTAGGTTCCTGTGGGCCCTCAAGATGAAGATATCATTGGTTGATGAATATGATGACCACGACGAGGAGACCAAATCAGAGAATGTCAGGGAACTGTTGGGAGACTCAGTTTGGCATGAGAATGGAAGAAGGGGAATGGTGATGAAAAGTTGGGTGGACCAGGACGAGGTTCTAGCCAGCTCGTCGATCGGGGGGTTTGTGTCGCACTGCGGGTGGAACTCGGTGACGGAGGCCATGTGGGCCGGAGTGCCAGTGCTTGCATGGCCTCATAGGGGGGACCAAAGAGTAAATGCACAGGTCGTGGAGGAGTCCGGTCTCGGGGTTTGGATGAAGGAGTGGGGGATGGGGACCCGGAGTGGTTTAGTAAATGGGGAAGAGATCGGGGAGAAGATCGGAGAGTTCATGAGGGATGAGAACTTGAGGGAAAGGGCTAGGAAAATCGGGGAAGAGGCTCGGAAGGCCGTTGATGCTGGCGGAAGCTCCCATGAGACGATCACCAAAGTGCTCAAGAGTCTTTAG